Proteins encoded in a region of the Candidatus Limnocylindrales bacterium genome:
- a CDS encoding DUF2237 domain-containing protein: MPRNVLGEPLATCSMDPETGFFRDGCCRTSEEDVGRHTVCVEVSAEFLEFSRSRGNDLSTPRPEFGFPGLQPGDRWCLCAPRWQEALEAGAAPHVILSATDENALEDVALDDLKRFAIDLC; this comes from the coding sequence ATGCCGCGCAACGTTCTTGGTGAACCGCTCGCTACTTGTTCGATGGACCCCGAAACCGGATTTTTCCGCGATGGATGCTGTCGTACGAGCGAGGAAGACGTTGGTCGTCACACGGTGTGCGTCGAGGTCAGCGCCGAGTTTCTGGAATTCTCGCGCTCGCGCGGAAACGACTTGTCGACGCCGCGGCCCGAATTCGGATTCCCGGGCCTCCAGCCCGGAGACCGCTGGTGTCTGTGCGCTCCGCGCTGGCAGGAAGCGCTCGAAGCCGGTGCCGCGCCGCACGTCATCCTGTCGGCCACCGACGAGAACGCTCTTGAAGATGTCGCGCTTGACGATCTGAAGCGGTTCGCCATCGATCTCTGCTAG